CGAAGGCCGCTTGATTCATTCAAGAAGCGTGGCGCAGGACATCACGGCCCGGAAACTCCTCGAAGCTGAGTTACGGCGCAACAATGAACGACTCGCGCGCATCAATGACGAGCTGTCCCGAAAAAATACGGAACTCGACGAGTTTTCCTATGTGATCTCTCACGATCTGCAAGAGCCGATCCGAACCCTGATTGCCTTCTCCGGGTTTCTGAAGCAAGATTATGCGGATCGACTCGACGATCAGGCCCGCGAGTTCCTCAACTATCTCACCGAGGCTTCGACTCGGATGCGGACCCTGATCCGCGATCTCCTGGAGCTTTCAAGAGCAGGCCAGGCCACCTCGGAGTTCCAGCCCGTCTCCCTGGAGGACGTGCTCGCAACGCTTCGAATCGACTTTGCCGAGCTGATCCGCAGTCGAAATGCCGAGGTCCGGGTCCTGGGCACCTTGCCAACGGTCTGGGGCGACCGGACCCGAATTGGACAGCTTCTTGGGAACTTGATTGGCAATGGGCTAAAATATAATGAATCATGCTCCCCCCGAGTCGAGGTCGGAGTTTACGTCGGTCCAATGCCGAAACGCGAGCATCGTGTGACCATCCTGATTCGCGATAACGGAATCGGTATCGATCCTCAATATCACGAAACGATCTTCCAGATGTTCCGGCGCCTTCATCCTCGGGACCGCTATGAAGGGACGGGAGCCGGCCTGGCGATCTGCCAGAAAATCGCCCGTGCCCATGGTGGCCGGCTCTGGGTCGAAAGTCATCCCGGAGCCGGATCAACTTTTTTCGTCGATCTTCCGATGGTTCCCGCCTCTTTGAACTCGGGGCTCCCCGTCTCCGAGAACAATCGGTCGGTCTCATCTCCGGACTCCGCGATCCATGTCCGCTGAGTTTCATCTGCTTCTGGTTGAGGACAGCGTTCCCGATGTTCTCATTCTGCGACGGGCCCTCGACGATGTCGGCTTCAGGCACCGCTTGACCGTCCTTTCCGATGGCGAGGCGGCGATGAAGTACCTTGATCGTCTGAGCGACCTCAACTGTCCCCCAGACCTGGTCCCCGATCTCGTTCTTCTCGATCTGAACCTTCCAGGCCCGAACGGTGCCCAGATCCTGGCCCGGCTCAAAAACGATCCTCTGCTTCGTGCCATTCCCGTCGTCGTCATGACAACCTCCGGCCGTGACGAGGACGTCTGGCAGAGCTACCAGGCCGGCGCCAACACGTTCATCCAGAAGCCGGGTGATTTTCAGCGCTTCCGAGAGCTGGCGGCATCGTTTCGTCGTTACTGGGAGGAGACTGCCATTCGCCCCCCGCGCCGACCGCCGATCGGTGATCGGTGATTGATCAGGAGTCGAACGAATCGGATCGGAGGCTTAATGAGGTCGTCCCTGCGTTCCGCAGTCTCCAACGACGGCATGCGGGCGATCCTCCACCGATCCCCCCACGGACGAACGTCTCTCAATTCAGACTCGGATCGTTCGGCAGATCCGCCAGCCCCAGCGCTCCGGCGAGCAAGTTGGCCGAAACGCGTCGCATCAAGGTTTCCCAGAGCGTGGCATCCCCCCCTTCCAGGGCCAGAGGTGTTTCGGCCGGGATCACCCGCCAGGAGTCCTGAGCCAGTTCCATCTCAAGCTGGCCGGCACCCCAGCCGGCATAGTTGGCCAGAAACATGGAGGGCTCGACGCGACGTTGAATCAACTCCTGGATCTTGTCCGGGTCGATCGTGGAATAAAGCCCCTCAATGATGCATTGATCCGAGAGTTCCTCGACCGAATGCAGCACCATCAGAGGACCAGGCACGGGGCCTCCCAGGAAAATCGGCTTGTCCCAATCATCCGGCTCGTTGAACACCTTTCGAGAAATCTCGGCGATGGTCGCGCCGGTCGGTCGGTTCAGGATCACCCCGGCGGCTCCGGTTTCGGAATGCTCGACCATCAACAAGACAGTCCGAACGAAGTTCGGATCGGCCAGGGAATTCGATGCGATGAGGAAGGTTCCTTTGAGGCTCGTCATCGCCTTCAGATCCCAAGTGCCAAGGAGGAGAGAAGGAGGCGGCGAAGCGTGGCCCCGGCGAAACCGGAGGGCGCCACGTTCCCTGCGTGCGGAAGGGCGATTCTAACGGCTGATTGCGGTCGAGTCGATTGGTTGCTCAGGGGAAGGGGCGAGGAGCCCCGAAACCCGCCATCGCCACCCCCATCAACACCAGGTCGGGCTCGATGCGCACCCCAGCTCCCGAAACCCGAGGGCCCAGCTTCGGAGCGTCTCCTCCCGTCCAGATCACCCACGGCCGAGGTTCGAGTCCCTCCCCCTGGCGACTAATCAGCTCCCGGATCGCACCGACCGTTCCCCAGAACAATCCGGCTTCCAGAGCCGGGATCGTCGAAGCTCCCCAGGCCGGCGGCTCTCGATCCGAACCTAGCGCGGACACTCCGGGCAGTTGCGCGGTTCCCGATTGCAGCGCCCTCGACGCAAGAGCCGGACCGATCGCAATGGCACCGCCAAGCCAGCATC
The Tautonia marina DNA segment above includes these coding regions:
- a CDS encoding response regulator, whose amino-acid sequence is MSAEFHLLLVEDSVPDVLILRRALDDVGFRHRLTVLSDGEAAMKYLDRLSDLNCPPDLVPDLVLLDLNLPGPNGAQILARLKNDPLLRAIPVVVMTTSGRDEDVWQSYQAGANTFIQKPGDFQRFRELAASFRRYWEETAIRPPRRPPIGDR
- a CDS encoding YqgE/AlgH family protein, with the protein product MTSLKGTFLIASNSLADPNFVRTVLLMVEHSETGAAGVILNRPTGATIAEISRKVFNEPDDWDKPIFLGGPVPGPLMVLHSVEELSDQCIIEGLYSTIDPDKIQELIQRRVEPSMFLANYAGWGAGQLEMELAQDSWRVIPAETPLALEGGDATLWETLMRRVSANLLAGALGLADLPNDPSLN